The Chryseobacterium aureum genome contains a region encoding:
- a CDS encoding winged helix-turn-helix domain-containing protein — protein sequence MIKINQLNKEFESRVRLGIMSVLMVNDWVDFSEMKNLLEITDGNLASHSNALEKAGYIEVKKEFVGKKPKTSYRVTQSGRQAFTEHLDALEKLLGR from the coding sequence ATGATTAAAATAAATCAGCTCAATAAAGAATTCGAAAGCCGCGTAAGACTGGGAATCATGTCCGTTCTTATGGTCAACGACTGGGTTGATTTTTCTGAAATGAAAAACCTGCTCGAAATTACAGACGGAAATCTGGCCAGCCACAGCAACGCACTGGAAAAAGCAGGATATATAGAAGTGAAAAAAGAATTCGTAGGGAAAAAACCTAAAACCTCTTATCGTGTTACACAAAGTGGAAGACAGGCATTTACCGAACATTTGGATGCGCTGGAAAAATTATTGGGACGTTAG